DNA sequence from the Oligoflexus sp. genome:
AGTTTCTTCCAGCGGGCACCGAGATGAGTAAAATCCTGGTCGATCCTTTCTCGAAGCTGCCGGAAGGCCTCCTGCTTGCTTTCGATGCCCCGGATCTTTTCCAGCTGGCTTCGTTTTTTGGCCACGTACTGAAGCACGCCGCGGGCCTCGGCCAGGATCAAATGAATGTTATCCAATGCGAGCGACTTCTGACTGCCCGTATGGGTTCGCCATTCTTCCAGAAGACGGCCGAGGTTTTTCACCTGCGCGCGCCAGGTCGCGAGCTCTTCCTCGAACCTTGCCTTCTTCTGAAGGAGAAGGTTTATCTTATTGTAATTATTGATATAATTAATGAGTGAGCGCAGGCTGGTTTCGGCGGGAAGCTGCGCCTTCCGACTCACGATGAGCCACTGCTCACGAGCCTTCCCATATTCAGAAACCACTTTCTCATAGCGGTCATCGAGATCCTGAAGTTTCTGATCATGGAGTTCAGAATGCGCCTCGAGATCGGCATAGAGCTTGCCTATCTGATTCAGGCAAAGGTTCACCGCAAGGCGCGCCTGATCCAGCTCCTGTGCGGCGCTCGGAGCTGGCTGTCCGGGCTGCTCGCCTTCCTTGGCCTGCCAACCCAAAAGCTTATTGAGTTTGACGGCAAGACCATCCTTCTTCCCGGCGTCATCGCCTTCGGAACGCCGCACACCCTCGGCGATTTCCGCGAGGCACTGTTCCAGCTCCCGAATCAGATCACGGTCGATCTGCAAAAAGCGACTGACCGAAGCCCGGTATTCATCATAGGCCGGCTTCACCAGCGAACGGGCGTCCTGGACGGTCTTGCGCGCGGCTTTTTCGAGTTTTTCATAGGCGAGGTATCGGGTCAAAGTTTGAAGGATGAGGCTCCAGTCGATATCGGAATCCGGAGCCGGCATCGTTTTAAGTTCAAGGCTGGAGCTGAGATTCAAAAGCTCCTGCTCGACCTCGCCCAGTCGTTCTTTCAAAACTTTGGGACTGCGGGCCGGATCAAGGAGCGGCGTCGCGGTTTCCTGAATCTGCTCCAGCTGCTTCAGCTCCTGATCCAGGCGGGACGAGAGACTGGTGTCCAGCTGATTCAGGTGAGCCGCCGCACCACCGACATCACGGGCCTGCTGCCTGAGGGCAAAGTTCCGCCGCATGATCGCTTCCCCGTTCTGCAGAAGCTGCTCGATCTGAGTCCGGGTCGGCAGCTGCTCCAAACGCAAAAGCGTCTGAAGGGTCTGGGCCATCTCATCACTCCGCTCGCGACCCTGACGTTCGAAAGCGGATTTGCGCACGCGGCCGAGGGAACGCTGCTGAGCCCTAAGAGCGGTCCCGTCGAACAGAAGATCATATTCACGCAGGACATCACTGAGCGTGACGGCGTCTGCGGCATCCGCGGGAAGATAATCCTTCAGTATTTCCTTCAAACAATTTTCCGAGCGACCGTCAAAGGCCTGACGGTTTTTATAGGCTCGCAGCTGATCCATGCTGCGATCAAGCACCCAGGCATCACCATCATTATCGGTCAGATGAATCGTCGCCGCTTTGATGCGCGGATCTTTCGGACCGCCGAAACCCCAGCGCAGCGCGGCCATGAAGAGCTGCTGCTCATCTTCAGGCGCCTCGAGCACACAAATATTCCGATGGACGCCCTGGTCATTGCGAAAACGCCAGACACGCGGCGTGTCGCCATCCTGCAGGATGATTTTCATACCTTCGATAAACATGCGTGGATTCCTTGTCCCATGGACCTGAGCCCTGTTGGCCTGCATGGCGCGAGGCGGGCTGGTTTTGGACGATACGAGTGGCTTCGTTTCTTTCAGTATAACATCGAAGTCAGCGGTTTGCGTAGGGGTGCGGGACGAACGCTGAGAGTGTCATGGACAACTGAATGCGAGAGGAGTTATTGATAACCGTCATCCAACTTTCTTTGCATGGGTATGTCATGGAATCTCGATTGGCCCTTAGCACAAGCAGTCCCACGGCCCTTCTCGCCCGTTGGGGCACAGCGCTTTTACGCCTTCTGCCAGCGGAAGCTGCGCATGACGTCGGCATGTGGATGCTTGAGCGTGACCTCATTGATTTTTTGCCGCTGCCAAGTTTGTCGCCGCTTCTGGATGGAATGGATGCTCAGGTGCCAGGTGTCGGAGATTTGGCGCACCCCATTGGTCTCGCCGCTGGTTTCGATAAAAATGCTCGCGCGCCCAAGGGTTTTTCCCGCATGGGCCTGTCGTTTTTGGAACTGGGCACCATCACGCCGAGGCCGCAAAGCGGCAATCCCAAACCACGGCTTTTTCGATTGGAAGATCAGGACGGTCTGATCAATCGCATGGGTTTTAATAGTCATGGAGCCGAGCGCGTGAGGAGTCGGCTTGAGAAGCTGGCCTGGAACCACGACCCCGTTCCCCTTGGGATCAATCTAGGCAAAAATAAAGAGACGAGCGAAGACGCCGCGATCGAGGATTACTCGCATGGCCTTGAGGTTTTCGCCCCTTATGCCCGGTATTTCGTGATCAACGTATCATCACCCAATACGGAAGGTCTGCGTGGTCTCGCCAACGAACACTTTCTGAAGGAACTGGCCTTCCGCCATAAAAAAGATCTGGGAAAAATCTGGGTGAAGCTGGATCCCGACATGCCCAGGAAAACCTTTCAGTCCCTGGTGGAGGCTCTGGCGGAAGCGGGTTTTCAAGGCCTTGTCCTGACCAATACGCACAGGGTCGAGCGGCCGGAAAAAGGCGGGATGAGTGGCCATCCGATTGCATTGCAGGCCAATGCCTGTTTGGAATGGGCATATGAAGTGACCCGTGGGTCCTTGCCCTTGATCGCCTCTGGCGGTATTCTTTCAGGTCAGGACGTGTATCAAAGGATAGCCCGGGGAGCATCCGCGGTGCAGATCTATACAAGTCTTGTGTATCGCGGTCCCCTGGCTGTTTTCATGATGCTGCAGGAACTGCGGAATGAAATGGATCTGCGTGGCGTCAAATTTCTGTCGGATGTGAAGGGTAGCTATTACCATGAGTCTCAATCTCGTTCGTCGAATCCGTGACAATCTTCATGGCAGCATTGATATTACGGAACTCGAAGATGCCGTGATCGCCCACCCCTTCTTCCAAAGGCTGCGCCGGGTCAAGCAGCTGGCCTTTCTGCACTATGTTTTCCCGGGTGCGACGCATTCCCGCTTTGAACATTCCCTGGGTGTTTTGCACCTGGGATCCCTGGCCTGGGATAAATTAAAAACCAACCAGGCGCGCCTGCGGAATTCACTGGCCCGCTATCAGGATTTTCCCGGTTCCGAGCCGCGCGGTGAAGGCAGCCATGGGCGGCTCGCACCGACCTTTGGCCTGATGGATGCCGTTTTTTCTTCAGACTATGTGCTGCAGTGTTTCCGTCTCGCCGCCCTGCTTCATGATGTCGGTCATCCTCCCTTTTCCCATAGCGGCGAACATTTCATGCCGACCTGGACCGAGGTGCTGCAGGCCAACCCCGATCTGCCGGATTACCTGCAGAAATATCTGAGGGACCGCATCAGCGAACTGCAGGCCAAGGGCCAGGACCCTGAAAAGGCGCGGGTGCGGCATGAGATTTATTCCATACTCCTTATTGAGCGCATGTTTCGTGATATCTATCGCGGGACCGTCAGCCGTCTGCCGAAATTCGATGTGCGCGATGTGATCGCCATCATCAATCCGGCCATCCCTCCTTCCGAGAATTCTCCGCTTCTGAAGGTGGGCGCCTACCCCTTGGTCCGTGAACTCATCTCGGGCGAACTCGATATTGATCGCATGGATTATCTGCTGCGCGACAGCCGGGAGTGCGGCGTCGTCTATGGCGTTTTCGATGTCGATCGCATCCTTGATTCGCTCTGTGTTTATTATGATGATAATGATCAGCAGCTGCACGTCGCGATCATGCTCTCGGGCCTTGCGGCTTTTGAGGATTATCTGCGGGCGCGCTATTCGATGTATCTGCAGCTTTACTTCCATAAATCATCGGTCGCCGCCGAGGCCATGATGCGGCACCTTACCGATATCCTGCAGGGCTGGCGTTTGCCGGCGCGGGTGGAAAGCTATGCGGCTATTGATGAATACAATATCGGCCAGGCGCTGTATGAGGCGGCGCGCGTTCTGCGTTCCCCAGCGGAGCGGGATGGAGTGATTATCCTGGTCGCGGATCTTTTGTATAACCGGCGGCTTTGGAAGCGGGTCTATGAGATCTCGGGTCCGGCGCAAACGCTGTCGATGCAGACGGTCGCGGAAGTTCAAAAGATCCTGACCCGTCATGGCATTCGCCATCAGCTCATCTCATCGGGGAATTCCCTGACCCGCTTTCAACCGCGCGGCCCGGACTCACGGAGCCGGAATTATCTGCGTTTGATTCGCAAGGATGAACGGCAGCTGCCGCGCATCGCCCCGATCGAGGATCATTCTTCTTTGATAGCCAGCAATGATTCGGTGGCCATTCACCGCATCTACGCAGTGCCTTCCGGAGGGCATGGCATCACCGACATCAAGGCTCTGATTACCGACGAGCTGAAGCTCTGAACGATCAGCGGATGCCCAGGTCTGAATCTTCGATCAGGTATCTGATTTCGGTGTGCTCGGCGTCGGTGCCGCCGGTGCTGCCGGTGCTGCTGGTGCCGCCGCTGCCGGACTGCTCGAACTACTTTCGCCACTCGACGGGGTGGAGGCTTCCGGCTTTTTGTTCGACTTGCCGTCGTAAGCATCCTTATACCAGCCGCTCCCTTTCAATTGAAAGGCGGGCAAACTCATGATTTTGGTCAAAGCCCCTTTGCCGCAGACCGGACAGGTCGTGGGTGAGGGATCGGACATTTTCAGTTGAAATTCCGAAACCTTGGCGCATTCCCCACAGCGAAACTCATAAAGCGGCATCCCTAATTCTCCTCTTCACGTGACGACACCGCACATACATTGTGCCGGTTCAGCTCGTTGTCAAGGGGGGATGTTCGAAGGCGATGTCCTTGCTGATGTCCGTCATAGCCCGAAGGGCCAGCAAAAACCCGCGAGGACCCATAAGGTCCCGCGCGGGCTGGATTTTCTGAGTGGTCGTTTAGGCAGGCTCCAACAAAGGAAAAGAAGCGCGAATCAGGCTTCGCCTCGTTTGATCTTGTCCATGAAGGCGGAGTCCACACGTTGTTTCAGTTCCTGACCCGTCTTCCAGAACGGCAGACGTTTCGGTGGAACCGTGATCTGTTCGCCAGTCTTCGGGTTACGACCCTTGTAGGATTTGTAGTCGCGAACCGTAAACGCACCAAAGCCGCGGATTTCAACTCGATCACCCTGTGCGAGGGTTTCGGTTATGCTGTTGAAAAACAGATCGACCACTTCTTCAGCCTTGGCGAGCGTTATGTCAGCACGTTCGGCCAGACTCTCGATCAGTTCAGACTTTACCATTGATTTCCCCTTGTTAGAAACGGAGGCCCAAGACCTATTCTATCAAGACCTTGTGACGAGACGCAACTATTAGCAGTGGATACTGAAACTTAGCCAGACTTCGTGGCCTTTTGAGGCCTTTAAACTCGCGACATCCTCGTCACAGCATCGTCTTTGGGAGGTGGACAAGCCGAAGTTCTCTCGCCATACTGACCCGCAGACCAGGACCCTGAAAGTTAGGGACGAAAAAAGATCCGGGAGGATTACGAGATATCATGACGAAGTCCAACGTCACCCCCAAGCGCACCGTACAAGCCTCGCCTTCAGCTTTTCCCAACGACGCGACCGTTCTTTGCGGTCGCGATAAATCCTTGACCCATCGCGCGGTGATGTTCGCAGCCCTGGCTCGCGGCGAAACCATCATCCGTGAACCATTGCTCGGCGCGGATTGTCTGTCAACCATGAGTTGTTTCCGGGCCCTTGGTGTTCAGATCGAAGCCCTCGATTCGCGTAGCATTCGGGTCCGTTCGGAAGGTTTTTCCGCCTTCAAGAATCCTTCGGTCGATCTGGACTGCGGCAACAGCGGAACCACGGCCCGACTGATTTCTGGGATTTTAGCGGCGCAGCCCGGACTGAAAGTTCGTCTGACCGGTGACGCCAGCCTTTCCAGTCGACCCATGCGCCGCGTGGTGGACCCCTTGCGCCGTATGGGAGCCATGATCGAAGGTCCTGAAAAGGGCAATTTTCTGCCGCTCACCATTCAAGGACAAAAACTTCACGCCGCCGCGCATGAAGTCGACAAGGCTACGGCCCAGGTGAAATCAGCCGTGCTCCTGGCCGGCCTTTTCTGTGAGGGCGAAACATCCGTGCGCCTGCCCGCAGGTTCCCGCGATCATACCGAACGCATGCTGCAGAGGATGGGCGCGAAACTTGTGACCGAAATCAAGGACGGTTGGGAATTGGTCCGTGTCACAGGTCCTTTCGCTCCACCGCCCGGACGCTATATGATTCCCGTCGATCCATCGTCGGCCGCATTTTTTTGCGTGCTCGGACTTCTGCGCAAAGGAGGAACGCTCCGTTTGCCGGAAGTTTTGGACAATCCCACGCGGACCGGCTTTCTGAAAGTGCTGCAGCGGATGAGTCCGGCGCTGACTCTGACGCCTGATAACGATCAGCGCTTTGTGGAACCTGTCATGCAGATCACGCTGCAGGGTGGCAGCGTCCTCCGTCCGACCGATATTGAAGCGGCCGAAGTTCCCACCCTGGTCGATGAGATTCCCGTCCTCGCCGTGGCCGCAGCTTTTGCGGATGGTCCCTCGACTTTCCATGGTCTGGAAGAGCTGCGCGTCAAAGAAAGCGACCGACTCAGCAAGACGGCCGAGCTTCTGCGACTCGCCGGGGCCGAGGTTTCCGTCCAGGGTGACTCGCTTAAAATCGGCGGGCGCCTCCGTGAGGTTCAGCCTTTCACCTATGATTCAGTCGGTGATCACAGACTGGCCATGGCTGCGGCAATCATGGCTCGACGCAGCAAAAAGCCCTGTTGTATTTTGGATTCGGAATGTGTAGGTGTTAGCTTTCCTGACTTTTATGAGATGCTGGACAGTATCGTTTGACCAAGATATTTTTCGGGAGATTGCATGACGTCGTCCGCCCCTTCATCCCGAACTTGTAAAATCGTAGCTGTCGATGGTCCTGCAGGATCGGGCAAGAGCAGCGTCTGTTCGGAAGTCTGCCGGCAACTCGGCTGGACCTACGTCAACACCGGTTTTCTTTATCGCTCGATCGCTCTGATTGCGCGGCAAAGAAATCAAGGCCTCGAAGACAATGAAGCCCTGCGTGGGATCATCAATGAGTTCTGTGAAGCCCTCCAATGGGATCCGACGACCCAGGCCGTGGGCTTTCATGGTCAGAATTTAACACCTCAGCTTTATACCGACCAGGCCGGCAAGGACGCCAGTTCGATTGCCAAGAACCCTTTGGTCCGTGAACTCCTTCTGCCGCTGCAAAGACGCCTGACGCTGCAATCGCCGGTTGGTGCTATCGTGGATGGCCGTGACATTGGAACGGTGGTCTTTCCCGATGCGGATCTGAAGATCTTCATGACCGCGTCCCTGGAAGTGCGCGCCTTGCGCCGCATGGGCCAGCTGCAGGAAGGGCAAAAACCTGATCCCGCGGAATTGGAAGCGATCAAGACCAGCATCCTGCAGCGCGATCAGCAGGACGCCAAACGCGGAACAGCGCCTTTGATTCAGGCGCCGGACGCCATCGTTTTTGATACGAGCGATCTGGATATCAAAGGGTCGATCGCGGCCATGATCCAGCTGATTCGGAACCACATTCCTTCATAATCTCGCGCAACATCATCAGCAGCGGACGCGCCCCATGGGGCACTGAAAGCGGCTCATTCGAAGCCGCCGTCACAGGGCGCCGCCATCGACTTTTTCGGGCGCTTCGTCATGGGGTGATGGTTGCTGCTTTTGCGGAGCCGCGTCACGGGGCGCGGCCATAGGCTTTTGCAGGCTCCTGCGCCTTGCATGAAGGGGCGTGGGGCGCCGCGGCATCTGTTTGAGCGGGGCCGGGGCAGGAGCCTCGATGGGCTCTGTCTGCCTTAGGATTTGCTGCTGGCCGGACTGCAGAAGGGCGAGGGTTTCCTGCATGCTTTTGAGGGCCTCTTGAAAGCCCCGACTCTGCTCGTGCAAAGCTTTTTGAAACGCCGCCTGCGCCTCTTCCATCTTGCGCCGCAGACCCTGCTGAGCCACGAGGAGGGCACGGATGTCCTGATGAAAGCTACCGAGGAAGGCTCTTAATTCCTGCAGCTCTGCCTGGGAAAAAGCCAGGGTTTCCTTCTGCTGGATCAGATATTCCAGCACGCGGAGCTGCTGCTTATCCTGGCGGTCGCTGAGCCCTTGCTGGGTTTCCAGCCCATCCCGGATATCCTGAAAGCGCTGAAAACCGGCTTCATCCAGTTTATGCAGCTGACTTTTCAAAAGATCGGTGGAACGCTCCTCATACTGCAAAAGCTTTTCCTGCAGGACGACCAGAATATCACTGAAACGATCATCCAGGCTGTCGATCGCCTGTTCAATGGCCCGCGAGGAACTCTGGTGCGTGGCGGTCGCCCGGGTCCATTCCTGATAATCCCGCACGTCGGCTTCCCGATAAACCGGCCGCAGATAACGATCCCGCCGGATCCGCGCCACCCGCAGTTCCTTGCCGGAAATTTGCGTCAGCCGGGACCTTTTGATACCCAGAAATTCCATCACCTGATCGGCATCCCAATTGAACTCATCCACCAGATCCTCATCGCCCCTCAGGTTGATGATCATCGGCAGCTGTCGATCCTTTTGCGAAGGCGGAATTTCATGCTCCATCCAGGTGTCCTTTAGAAAAGTCGCGCGGCTTTGATGGCCCAGCGGTCCAGTGATTTGAACAGCTCAATATTTTTATAGTCCTTCTTGTTCTCGAAGAAAAGCTGGAACGACATGAAATGCTCGCCCTCGCGAAAACGGGTCAGGTCGAAATAGAGCCCAAGGTTCACAGGGCTTTCGACTATGGGCCTTGTGTCGTTGTTGTTG
Encoded proteins:
- a CDS encoding zinc ribbon domain-containing protein; the protein is MPLYEFRCGECAKVSEFQLKMSDPSPTTCPVCGKGALTKIMSLPAFQLKGSGWYKDAYDGKSNKKPEASTPSSGESSSSSPAAAAPAAPAAPAAPTPSTPKSDT
- the aroA gene encoding 3-phosphoshikimate 1-carboxyvinyltransferase, whose product is MTKSNVTPKRTVQASPSAFPNDATVLCGRDKSLTHRAVMFAALARGETIIREPLLGADCLSTMSCFRALGVQIEALDSRSIRVRSEGFSAFKNPSVDLDCGNSGTTARLISGILAAQPGLKVRLTGDASLSSRPMRRVVDPLRRMGAMIEGPEKGNFLPLTIQGQKLHAAAHEVDKATAQVKSAVLLAGLFCEGETSVRLPAGSRDHTERMLQRMGAKLVTEIKDGWELVRVTGPFAPPPGRYMIPVDPSSAAFFCVLGLLRKGGTLRLPEVLDNPTRTGFLKVLQRMSPALTLTPDNDQRFVEPVMQITLQGGSVLRPTDIEAAEVPTLVDEIPVLAVAAAFADGPSTFHGLEELRVKESDRLSKTAELLRLAGAEVSVQGDSLKIGGRLREVQPFTYDSVGDHRLAMAAAIMARRSKKPCCILDSECVGVSFPDFYEMLDSIV
- the cmk gene encoding (d)CMP kinase, with the protein product MTSSAPSSRTCKIVAVDGPAGSGKSSVCSEVCRQLGWTYVNTGFLYRSIALIARQRNQGLEDNEALRGIINEFCEALQWDPTTQAVGFHGQNLTPQLYTDQAGKDASSIAKNPLVRELLLPLQRRLTLQSPVGAIVDGRDIGTVVFPDADLKIFMTASLEVRALRRMGQLQEGQKPDPAELEAIKTSILQRDQQDAKRGTAPLIQAPDAIVFDTSDLDIKGSIAAMIQLIRNHIPS
- a CDS encoding HD domain-containing protein, with translation MSLNLVRRIRDNLHGSIDITELEDAVIAHPFFQRLRRVKQLAFLHYVFPGATHSRFEHSLGVLHLGSLAWDKLKTNQARLRNSLARYQDFPGSEPRGEGSHGRLAPTFGLMDAVFSSDYVLQCFRLAALLHDVGHPPFSHSGEHFMPTWTEVLQANPDLPDYLQKYLRDRISELQAKGQDPEKARVRHEIYSILLIERMFRDIYRGTVSRLPKFDVRDVIAIINPAIPPSENSPLLKVGAYPLVRELISGELDIDRMDYLLRDSRECGVVYGVFDVDRILDSLCVYYDDNDQQLHVAIMLSGLAAFEDYLRARYSMYLQLYFHKSSVAAEAMMRHLTDILQGWRLPARVESYAAIDEYNIGQALYEAARVLRSPAERDGVIILVADLLYNRRLWKRVYEISGPAQTLSMQTVAEVQKILTRHGIRHQLISSGNSLTRFQPRGPDSRSRNYLRLIRKDERQLPRIAPIEDHSSLIASNDSVAIHRIYAVPSGGHGITDIKALITDELKL
- a CDS encoding HU family DNA-binding protein; translation: MVKSELIESLAERADITLAKAEEVVDLFFNSITETLAQGDRVEIRGFGAFTVRDYKSYKGRNPKTGEQITVPPKRLPFWKTGQELKQRVDSAFMDKIKRGEA
- a CDS encoding quinone-dependent dihydroorotate dehydrogenase, whose product is MESRLALSTSSPTALLARWGTALLRLLPAEAAHDVGMWMLERDLIDFLPLPSLSPLLDGMDAQVPGVGDLAHPIGLAAGFDKNARAPKGFSRMGLSFLELGTITPRPQSGNPKPRLFRLEDQDGLINRMGFNSHGAERVRSRLEKLAWNHDPVPLGINLGKNKETSEDAAIEDYSHGLEVFAPYARYFVINVSSPNTEGLRGLANEHFLKELAFRHKKDLGKIWVKLDPDMPRKTFQSLVEALAEAGFQGLVLTNTHRVERPEKGGMSGHPIALQANACLEWAYEVTRGSLPLIASGGILSGQDVYQRIARGASAVQIYTSLVYRGPLAVFMMLQELRNEMDLRGVKFLSDVKGSYYHESQSRSSNP